In the genome of Solibacillus silvestris, one region contains:
- a CDS encoding sporulation protein Spo0E: MKFLLLKKVLKLRIETKRKIMYKKARDLGFTHPEVVNCSQELDELLNKYSDIATL; the protein is encoded by the coding sequence ATGAAATTTTTACTATTAAAAAAGGTACTAAAATTAAGAATTGAGACAAAAAGAAAAATTATGTACAAAAAAGCAAGGGATTTAGGTTTCACTCACCCGGAAGTCGTCAATTGCAGTCAGGAATTGGATGAATTGCTTAATAAGTATTCGGATATTGCCACATTATAA
- a CDS encoding transcriptional regulator yields MKDQLTKAMRQHQILDIMYMAKDRKITKRRIKLIKISGDYAQAYCFTRHAKRNFIIDNILAVHPVNKKIRGLEA; encoded by the coding sequence ATGAAAGATCAATTAACAAAAGCAATGCGGCAACATCAGATTTTGGATATTATGTATATGGCCAAAGACCGGAAAATAACGAAACGGCGAATTAAATTAATAAAAATCTCTGGTGACTATGCGCAAGCCTATTGTTTTACACGACATGCAAAACGAAATTTTATTATAGATAATATTTTAGCGGTACATCCGGTAAATAAAAAAATACGAGGGTTAGAGGCTTAA